The segment GAACTGTTATTCATACTTTGCTTTAGTATGTTAGCATTCATAATTGCAAGAGGTGTCTATTTATATATTATTGTTTCAGGCGAACCCAACCCGTATGGAGTGTGGTATTTCTTTTCTTCAATTTATCTGCCTGTGATTGCTGTTATCTTGCCTATCGTTATAGGAGGTCGTTTAGCTTTAGGAAAATACAGAGAAAAGAGTTTAGAGGATCAAAAAATAAAAATAGATGGTGAAGGAACCTATGAAGGGTTGCATGTGCAGTTAAATGATATCATATCCATAAAAGCTGATGACAACTATATTGAAGTGGTTTTTTTAGATTTCGGAAATGTAAAGAGACAACTAATACGAAATAAGCTTTCGTATATCGAAACACTTGACACATCTTTAATCCGAAGTCATCGTTCTCATATATTTAATCCTTTTCATTTTAAGCAGTGGAAAAACAAAAAAGGAAAACTAGCACTTCTTTTAAGTAACGATATTGAAATTCCCGTTTCAAAAACATATGTTGAACATGTAAAGTCTGTTTTAGAATCTTAATTTTTTCTCAATTAATCAAATAGGTAAAATAAACCTATCTTCAATATAAATTATACCACAAATAAGTATTATTTCACCCCAAACGCCCTAAATTAAGGACATTTGATACTCTTCTACTTGTATGTTTGTTTCAGAAATAATTTATTTCCAAAACTCAAAGGGATCTATAAACAAACAACATGAAAAATCTAATCTTCTTTTTAACTACCGTAATTTTAACAACAAACTTACTGTCACAAACACAAACCAAAAAAGAAGTATTTATAATTGGTACCATGCACGAAGTACCTAAAATTGTTAAAAACAGTTACAAACCACTTTTAAAATTAGCAGTAAAATACAACCCTGAAGCTATTTATGTTGAAAGTCCGAGGCCAAATGACTCAATAAGCTGGGAATATTTAAAAAACGGTTGGTCAAAACATTATAAAGAATTTTACTATTTATCAGATTCGCTAAAAAATAGTTTCAGTTTTAATCAGCAAGCCTTGGATTCGTTACTAAAAAAAGATTTTGAAAATCTTACAGAAGACAATTTAAAACTAATAACTACTTCGTTTGCTTACCTTAGGGACAATGCTAATTATGAATTTTACAAATACATTCAAAAACACGGCGTTGAGGGTTCAAAGAAGCCAACACGTGCTGAAGACGGAGATTTAACAGCAAAGCTAGCTTTGGAGTTGAACATCAAAAAATTACATTCCATGGACGATCAACAAACGAATAAACAATATCATGAAGCTTGGCAGGGTTGTGCAAATCAAGGGCAAACCAATGGGGATAAGAAAATTAATAGAGAATTGAATAAAAAAGACTACAACAGAGCTATACTACCTGCACTTTTAGGAAGGTTAGGTAAACACGTAAATAAACGTAAATCTTTATTAAGGTTACACAAATTATCCTCATTTACATATGTGAAAAATGAAACTGAAAGCTGTACGTTAGGGACAAAATTTTGGAACGAACGCAATAGCAGAATGGTAACAAACATTGCTAGTCAAGTACTAAGTAATGAGTATACTAAAAACATTGTCATTGTCGGGGCTGCCCATGTTATTGGATTAGAACGAGAGTTAAAGAAAAATTATCCAGATATCAGCATTAAATTAGTTGATAAAAACTAATTACGTATGCTCATAAAATAAATGACTCATTTTCATTTCTTCAAACGCAAAAAAATGTGATCTGTTATATAAAAGTGTTGCAAATTTATTGGCTATGCCGCATTTGTAACACTTTTTCAATAGCTGAAAGTGTAAATCCTTTTGCCTGCAACAAGATTAGATAATGAAACAACAAATCGCTGCTTTCATTTAAAAATAGAGTGTCATCGTTATCCTTTGCTTCAATAACTACTTCAACTGCCTCCTCTCCTACCTTTTGAGCTATCTTGTTCATTCCTTCTCTAAAAAGAGATGAAACATATGAGTTTTCGTTTTCCGAGTTATCCTTTCGGTCTTTAATCACTTCCTCTAGTTTTGAAAGAAACCCGAAGTTTGAACTATTCTCTTCATTCCAACACGTGTCGGAACCTTTGTGACAAGTTGGTCCTTCTGGATTTACTTGAATAAGCAGCGTATCGTTGTCGCAATCAACTTTTATAGAAACTAGGTTTAAAAAATTACCACTCTCCTCTCCTTTCGTCCATAGCCTGTTTTTGCTACGGCTAAAAAAAGTGACTTTCTTCGTTTCATTTGTTTTCAGAAAAGCTTCTTCATTCATATACCCCAACATCAGCACATTTTTTGTGATGGCATCTTGTATAACAGCTGGTACTAAACCGTTTTCATATTTTGTATAATCAATTTGCATAATTTTATAATCTAACAGGGATTCCCTGGGTTTGTAAATCTTTTTTTAATTCTGAAATTTCTATTT is part of the Marixanthomonas ophiurae genome and harbors:
- a CDS encoding LytTR family DNA-binding domain-containing protein codes for the protein MLNTTYPFDPFMKHHLLVALGLVIWIFTFLYLTEPLDVNELTNIEQLIYLPIYGLVGGIAYFFMMPFQNWLCKNTTWTIGKELLFILCFSMLAFIIARGVYLYIIVSGEPNPYGVWYFFSSIYLPVIAVILPIVIGGRLALGKYREKSLEDQKIKIDGEGTYEGLHVQLNDIISIKADDNYIEVVFLDFGNVKRQLIRNKLSYIETLDTSLIRSHRSHIFNPFHFKQWKNKKGKLALLLSNDIEIPVSKTYVEHVKSVLES
- a CDS encoding DUF5694 domain-containing protein produces the protein MKNLIFFLTTVILTTNLLSQTQTKKEVFIIGTMHEVPKIVKNSYKPLLKLAVKYNPEAIYVESPRPNDSISWEYLKNGWSKHYKEFYYLSDSLKNSFSFNQQALDSLLKKDFENLTEDNLKLITTSFAYLRDNANYEFYKYIQKHGVEGSKKPTRAEDGDLTAKLALELNIKKLHSMDDQQTNKQYHEAWQGCANQGQTNGDKKINRELNKKDYNRAILPALLGRLGKHVNKRKSLLRLHKLSSFTYVKNETESCTLGTKFWNERNSRMVTNIASQVLSNEYTKNIVIVGAAHVIGLERELKKNYPDISIKLVDKN
- the hisIE gene encoding bifunctional phosphoribosyl-AMP cyclohydrolase/phosphoribosyl-ATP diphosphatase HisIE, whose protein sequence is MQIDYTKYENGLVPAVIQDAITKNVLMLGYMNEEAFLKTNETKKVTFFSRSKNRLWTKGEESGNFLNLVSIKVDCDNDTLLIQVNPEGPTCHKGSDTCWNEENSSNFGFLSKLEEVIKDRKDNSENENSYVSSLFREGMNKIAQKVGEEAVEVVIEAKDNDDTLFLNESSDLLFHYLILLQAKGFTLSAIEKVLQMRHSQ